In Paenibacillus sp. BIC5C1, a genomic segment contains:
- the glmM gene encoding phosphoglucosamine mutase → MGKYFGTDGVRGVANKELTAELAYSIGRCGGYVLAGGVERPKVVIGMDTRISGLMLESALVAGLLSIGADVIRLGVVSTPGVAYIARLLKADAGVMISASHNPVEDNGIKFFGGDGFKLSDETENRIEELMDAETDQLPRPVGGGLGTVTVDEESRYRYLDYLKTTVNESFSGLKIVLDCANGAAYELAPKLFRELGAEVIAIGAEPNGLNINEQCGSTHPEHLKQEVLKHNADLGLAFDGDADRLIAIDETGAEVDGDFILCICGDAMNRAGKLKDSTVVSTVMSNIGFYKATEKLALKTAKTAVGDRYVMEEMRRGGYNLGGEQSGHVIFLDYNTTGDGMLTAIQLVDTMKASGKKLSELKALMTQYPQVLVNVRVEDKSKYEGNSAIEQAIATVEQHLGDNGRVLVRASGTESLIRVMAEGPDKDELEQFVSQIADVVQKELV, encoded by the coding sequence ATGGGGAAATATTTTGGTACAGATGGCGTAAGAGGTGTTGCCAATAAAGAGTTAACGGCGGAGCTGGCTTACAGCATCGGACGTTGTGGTGGTTATGTGCTCGCAGGTGGTGTGGAAAGACCAAAAGTGGTTATCGGTATGGATACCCGAATCTCGGGACTTATGCTGGAATCCGCACTGGTTGCAGGTTTGCTGTCCATTGGCGCCGATGTAATTCGTCTGGGTGTTGTATCCACTCCTGGAGTGGCGTATATTGCTCGTCTGCTGAAAGCCGATGCAGGGGTAATGATCTCGGCTTCCCACAATCCAGTTGAGGATAATGGAATTAAATTTTTCGGGGGAGATGGCTTCAAGCTGTCCGATGAGACGGAGAACCGGATCGAAGAACTGATGGATGCAGAAACGGATCAATTGCCGCGTCCTGTAGGTGGTGGTTTGGGGACCGTTACTGTGGATGAAGAATCCCGTTATCGCTATTTGGACTACCTGAAAACAACGGTAAACGAATCGTTCTCAGGACTCAAAATTGTTTTGGACTGTGCTAACGGAGCAGCTTATGAGCTGGCACCCAAATTGTTCAGAGAACTTGGTGCAGAAGTCATTGCCATTGGCGCTGAGCCTAACGGCCTGAATATCAATGAGCAATGTGGATCAACTCATCCGGAGCATTTGAAACAAGAGGTGCTGAAACATAATGCGGATCTGGGCCTTGCTTTTGACGGGGATGCGGATCGTCTAATTGCTATTGATGAGACAGGAGCTGAGGTTGATGGTGACTTCATTCTGTGCATCTGTGGTGATGCGATGAATCGTGCAGGCAAGCTGAAAGACAGTACCGTGGTATCTACCGTAATGAGTAACATCGGATTCTACAAAGCAACGGAGAAACTGGCACTGAAAACAGCAAAGACTGCTGTGGGTGACCGCTATGTCATGGAAGAAATGCGCCGTGGGGGTTATAACCTGGGTGGAGAGCAATCCGGTCATGTTATTTTCCTGGATTACAACACAACAGGCGACGGCATGCTGACAGCGATTCAGCTTGTGGACACGATGAAGGCTTCCGGTAAAAAACTGAGTGAACTTAAGGCGCTGATGACCCAGTACCCACAAGTATTGGTGAACGTGCGTGTTGAAGATAAGAGCAAATACGAGGGCAATTCTGCGATTGAGCAAGCTATTGCTACAGTGGAGCAGCATCTGGGCGATAATGGACGTGTACTTGTTCGTGCGTCCGGAACCGAATCCCTGATCCGCGTTATGGCGGAAGGACCAGATAAGGATGAACTTGAACAATTCGTATCTCAAATTGCAGATGTTGTGCAAAAAGAACTGGTATAG
- a CDS encoding CdaR family protein, producing MDKWFNNNNFAKILALAVSLLLWFMIHLDEVPTTPTITTGTTNKVVERTVPVQPYGLDSNSYVLTSLSTDEVRLEIKGQRSMLTSIFTNDDYKVLVDLSQVKDGSNTLPLVPDLPSGVEVVSMEPSMVTVNVEKLGTKSFNVNIVPEGEPSTGYNAGTPVVEPSGPVKVTLPEGQLDAVEKVQGSVSVKDAKDDVTQKKVKLQAYDAEGKVIENAIVTPETVEVRIPVSQPYTTVPLRIKYSGQLPEGMVLSTVEPSVKEVSVYGTEDALAGIQSYDQVTLDLTQFNEAGTSTVNVDLTPPPGFEKIEPSSIQLKVTVSPYDELQETTKVFPNVPITLTDAGNGLEGTLVTPKSGGLNITLRGSSTMLEGLSSDDIKLTADLAGLAVGTHEIKLEADLPRFAKLDESSVDLSATVKISEKADDTTVAPGEDPNDEGTLGPDPSPAEVENGDTETAPGEEETESNTDNQEQSQQGNTSRGNSNNSGSSNSGSNP from the coding sequence ATGGATAAATGGTTCAATAACAACAATTTTGCCAAGATTCTCGCTTTGGCGGTGAGTTTGTTGCTCTGGTTCATGATACATCTGGATGAAGTACCAACTACGCCAACGATTACGACAGGGACAACTAATAAAGTTGTGGAGCGTACTGTGCCTGTTCAGCCTTATGGACTCGACAGTAACTCCTATGTACTTACTTCATTAAGTACGGATGAGGTACGTCTGGAGATTAAAGGGCAGCGTTCGATGTTAACTTCGATTTTTACGAATGATGATTATAAGGTGCTAGTGGATCTTAGTCAGGTGAAAGATGGGTCCAATACGTTACCGCTAGTACCCGATCTGCCTTCTGGGGTTGAGGTAGTCAGCATGGAGCCTTCCATGGTTACGGTCAACGTGGAGAAATTGGGCACAAAATCCTTCAATGTGAATATTGTACCCGAAGGAGAACCATCAACCGGATATAACGCTGGAACGCCCGTTGTTGAACCTTCAGGTCCAGTTAAGGTAACTCTGCCGGAAGGGCAACTTGACGCCGTAGAGAAGGTTCAGGGCAGTGTGAGCGTGAAGGATGCGAAGGATGACGTAACGCAGAAAAAAGTGAAGCTTCAGGCATATGATGCGGAAGGTAAGGTCATTGAAAATGCGATTGTTACTCCAGAAACCGTTGAAGTTCGTATTCCAGTCAGTCAGCCCTATACAACTGTGCCCTTAAGAATCAAATATTCGGGACAGCTGCCAGAGGGAATGGTGCTCTCCACGGTTGAGCCAAGCGTGAAAGAAGTCTCGGTTTACGGAACAGAAGATGCGCTTGCGGGTATACAGTCCTACGACCAAGTAACCCTTGATCTTACACAGTTCAATGAGGCAGGAACGTCGACAGTTAACGTGGACTTGACGCCGCCTCCCGGTTTTGAGAAAATCGAGCCTAGTTCGATTCAGCTTAAGGTGACGGTATCGCCTTACGATGAGCTTCAGGAGACGACCAAAGTATTTCCGAACGTACCCATTACGCTTACTGACGCGGGGAACGGGCTGGAAGGGACACTGGTTACTCCCAAAAGTGGTGGCTTGAATATTACGCTTAGGGGTTCTTCAACGATGCTTGAAGGTCTAAGTAGCGATGATATCAAGCTGACTGCGGATCTTGCTGGACTTGCAGTAGGTACGCATGAAATAAAGCTTGAGGCTGACCTGCCTCGTTTTGCCAAACTGGATGAATCATCAGTTGATCTTAGCGCTACCGTCAAAATTAGCGAAAAGGCTGATGATACGACGGTTGCTCCAGGCGAGGATCCGAATGATGAAGGAACGCTGGGGCCTGACCCTTCACCAGCCGAAGTCGAGAATGGAGATACCGAAACTGCTCCTGGAGAAGAAGAAACAGAATCGAATACGGACAATCAGGAGCAGAGCCAGCAGGGGAATACCAGTCGAGGTAACTCCAATAACAGCGGTAGCAGTAATAGTGGCTCCAATCCGTAA
- the cdaA gene encoding diadenylate cyclase CdaA, whose translation MNYFADLTWKESIKDVIDILIVTYIMYKLILLVRGTRAVQLLKGILFLVVIWALSTWLNLYTLKWLMNQMFTFGVVAVFIIFQPELRRGLEQLGRGKLFGRSAAASDEELTVLIGEIIKSVNYLSRRKIGALVVFERETGLNDYTESGIQMQSLVSSELMINIFIPNTPLHDGAVIIQGKQISAAACYLPLSENPFISKELGTRHRAAIGITEVADAICLVVSEETGQVSLAMNGQVVRDIKEESLIAKLYEELRPTSNLTKKNGWTTFWKRKGGRKNG comes from the coding sequence ATGAACTATTTTGCTGACTTAACGTGGAAAGAGTCCATTAAGGACGTTATCGATATATTGATCGTTACCTATATTATGTACAAATTGATTTTGCTTGTGCGGGGTACCCGTGCAGTTCAGCTGCTTAAAGGCATTCTGTTCCTTGTAGTGATCTGGGCACTAAGTACGTGGCTAAACCTTTATACGCTCAAATGGCTGATGAACCAGATGTTTACGTTTGGTGTCGTTGCGGTCTTTATTATCTTCCAACCGGAACTGCGCCGTGGTCTGGAGCAATTGGGTAGAGGTAAACTGTTTGGACGCTCGGCAGCAGCAAGTGATGAAGAATTAACGGTTTTAATTGGTGAGATTATTAAGTCCGTAAATTATTTGTCACGACGTAAAATTGGTGCACTGGTTGTATTTGAACGAGAAACAGGTCTGAACGATTACACGGAGTCCGGCATTCAGATGCAATCTCTGGTCAGCTCAGAGCTGATGATTAACATTTTTATTCCGAATACACCGCTCCATGATGGAGCCGTCATTATACAGGGCAAACAGATTTCGGCGGCAGCCTGTTATTTGCCTTTGTCCGAGAATCCGTTTATTAGCAAAGAGCTAGGAACGCGTCACCGTGCAGCAATTGGGATTACCGAGGTTGCAGATGCGATCTGTTTGGTTGTTTCGGAGGAGACGGGACAAGTGTCGCTTGCGATGAATGGACAGGTTGTTCGTGATATTAAGGAAGAATCGTTGATTGCCAAACTGTACGAAGAACTGCGTCCAACATCCAATCTAACTAAAAAGAATGGTTGGACTACCTTCTGGAAACGGAAGGGGGGACGTAAAAATGGATAA
- a CDS encoding zf-HC2 domain-containing protein translates to MDCNSAVSLMHECLDESLSPAQKVELKSHLVTCPDCRMRFKELEQTEMLLFAMKHYSPSASDELTNRIMNALPQPKRQQVWLKWVKGHPALTAAAFFLVVMLFSAWNFWNQNNEMVVKGNNLDQIVIEGNTVIVPEGKSIAGDLTIENGTAQVYGDVNGNLTVIDGQLYQASTAHISGQVKSIDQALDWFWYKITNMVNEVAYR, encoded by the coding sequence ATGGATTGCAACTCGGCCGTCTCTTTAATGCATGAATGTTTGGATGAGTCGTTGTCCCCGGCCCAGAAGGTTGAACTGAAAAGTCACCTTGTGACCTGTCCGGATTGTCGCATGCGCTTTAAAGAGTTGGAACAGACGGAAATGCTACTCTTTGCCATGAAACACTATTCACCGTCTGCCTCGGATGAGCTGACCAATCGAATTATGAATGCTCTGCCCCAGCCCAAGAGACAGCAAGTATGGCTCAAATGGGTCAAAGGACATCCCGCGCTGACGGCGGCAGCCTTCTTTTTGGTCGTGATGCTCTTTAGCGCCTGGAATTTCTGGAATCAGAATAACGAAATGGTCGTTAAGGGAAATAATCTGGACCAGATCGTGATTGAAGGAAACACGGTTATTGTTCCGGAGGGCAAGTCCATTGCTGGCGATCTTACGATAGAGAATGGAACTGCTCAGGTATACGGTGATGTAAATGGCAATCTAACGGTCATCGACGGACAGTTGTATCAGGCTTCAACGGCACATATTTCCGGTCAGGTGAAAAGTATTGATCAGGCGCTGGACTGGTTCTGGTACAAAATAACCAATATGGTAAATGAAGTGGCTTATCGCTAA
- the sigW gene encoding RNA polymerase sigma factor SigW — protein MDNLENRLVKLVLKGDQRAFAEIVELYKDKLFHLAYRMLNNRHEAEDVVQETFLRVFRNMEKYDPNQKFSTWIYRIATNLCIDRLRRKKPSYSLDAELNDQEGSDGYAMLPSDDRTPESEALLSETQTLIREAIDSLPAKYKSVMVLRYLQDLSLQEISDVTGMPVTTIKTRVHRGRDFLRKKLEYKL, from the coding sequence GTGGACAATTTGGAGAACAGGCTTGTTAAGCTGGTACTGAAGGGTGACCAGCGAGCCTTTGCAGAAATCGTTGAATTATACAAGGACAAGCTGTTTCATCTGGCATACCGGATGCTGAACAATCGTCATGAAGCCGAAGACGTTGTACAGGAGACGTTTTTACGTGTGTTTCGCAATATGGAGAAGTATGATCCGAACCAGAAGTTCTCAACCTGGATTTATCGGATTGCAACTAATCTGTGTATTGACCGCTTACGGCGGAAGAAACCATCTTACTCACTGGATGCCGAACTGAATGATCAGGAAGGATCTGACGGTTATGCGATGCTTCCAAGTGATGATCGTACACCAGAGAGTGAAGCACTTTTGTCTGAAACACAGACACTAATCCGTGAAGCGATTGACAGTTTGCCGGCCAAGTATAAATCAGTCATGGTTTTGAGATATTTACAGGACTTGTCGCTACAGGAAATCAGTGATGTGACAGGTATGCCCGTAACAACGATTAAGACTCGTGTTCATCGGGGGCGTGATTTTTTGCGTAAAAAACTGGAGTATAAGTTGTAA
- the ppc gene encoding phosphoenolpyruvate carboxylase — protein MTETMVTASKSQSNNLLRRDVRFLGNILGEVLVHQGGTELLDIVEKIRETSKSLRAEFLPELYAEFKTMIQELDSENRHQVIRAFAIYFQLVNIAEQNHRIRRKRDYERSAGDAVQPGSIEKAVQDLKERGLSHTEVEDILDELSLELVMTAHPTEAMRRVILDIHKRISEDVMSLDNPTLTLREREQLREKLLNEVITLWQTDELRDRKPTVLDEVRNGMYYFHETLFHVLPDVYQELERCLNKFYPDHDWHVPTYLRFGSWIGGDRDGNPSVTSDVTWQTLLMQRKLALREYQRIMIELMGHLSFSTNIIHVSDELVQSIEQDRSCVTLKKVDMWRNEKEPYRIKLAYMIAKLNNVLDENKVGQPDRYDSAQGLMDDLMIIDRSLRHHFADYVADTTIRKMIRQVELFGFHTAALDVRQHSKEHENAMSEILAKMNIVEDYARLTEDGKIDLLARLLDDPRPLTSPYHQYTEGTKETLDVFRTIKRAQSEFGAGCITSYLISMTQGASDLLEVMVFAKEVGLFRKEHNGEVVSTLQAVPLFETIDDLHAASEIMEKLFNLPVYRASVSGRNELHEIMLGYSDSNKDGGVVTANWELRVAMNAITAVGNKHGVKLKFFHGRGGALGRGGMPLNRSILAQPPHTIGGGIKITEQGEVISSRYSLQGIAYRSLEQATSALITAALNGLEPQESASERHWDSIIKDISEVSLTKYQDLIFRDPDFFTFFKESTPLPEVGELNIGSRPSKRKNSDKFEDLRAIPWVFAWTQSRYLLPAWYAAGTGLQSYYQDKEENLVVLKEMYENFPFFRTLIDTVQMAIAKADLVIAKEYSAMTSNEEARDRIYGQIESEFKLTKELILKITGEAEILDDVPVIQESIRLRNPYVDPLSYMQVQLLSELRDMRERGEDDTELLREVLLTINGIAAGLRNTG, from the coding sequence ATGACTGAAACTATGGTAACCGCCAGCAAAAGCCAATCCAACAACCTGCTTCGGCGAGACGTGCGGTTCCTGGGCAATATACTCGGAGAAGTTCTTGTCCATCAAGGAGGCACGGAGCTTCTAGATATCGTTGAGAAGATTCGGGAAACGAGCAAATCGTTGCGTGCAGAGTTCTTGCCAGAACTTTATGCAGAGTTCAAAACGATGATCCAGGAATTAGACTCGGAAAATCGCCATCAGGTGATTCGAGCTTTTGCGATTTATTTTCAATTAGTTAACATTGCTGAACAAAACCATCGGATCCGGCGTAAACGGGATTATGAACGTTCTGCAGGGGACGCTGTGCAGCCAGGGTCGATTGAAAAAGCAGTACAAGATCTGAAGGAACGCGGACTGTCACACACGGAAGTAGAGGATATTCTAGACGAGTTATCGCTGGAATTGGTGATGACAGCTCATCCAACCGAAGCTATGCGTCGGGTTATACTGGACATCCACAAGCGGATATCTGAAGATGTCATGTCACTTGATAATCCTACGCTGACGTTGCGTGAACGTGAACAGTTGCGGGAGAAGCTGCTGAACGAAGTCATTACACTATGGCAGACTGATGAGCTTCGTGACCGTAAACCGACTGTGCTTGATGAAGTACGGAACGGTATGTATTACTTTCATGAAACGTTGTTCCATGTACTTCCGGATGTATACCAGGAGCTTGAACGCTGCCTGAATAAATTTTATCCTGACCATGACTGGCATGTGCCGACGTATTTGCGGTTCGGTTCCTGGATCGGTGGAGACCGGGATGGAAATCCTTCGGTAACTTCAGATGTAACATGGCAGACACTATTGATGCAGCGTAAGCTCGCTTTACGTGAGTATCAACGGATTATGATTGAACTTATGGGACATCTCAGCTTCAGCACGAACATCATCCACGTATCGGATGAGCTGGTGCAGTCGATTGAGCAAGACCGTAGTTGTGTAACGTTGAAAAAAGTGGATATGTGGCGAAATGAAAAAGAGCCATATCGCATTAAATTGGCATATATGATTGCCAAGCTGAACAATGTCCTGGATGAGAACAAAGTAGGACAGCCTGACCGCTATGACAGCGCTCAAGGACTGATGGATGATCTGATGATTATCGATCGCAGCCTGCGTCATCACTTTGCAGACTATGTAGCAGATACGACCATTCGCAAAATGATTCGTCAAGTGGAGCTGTTCGGATTCCATACAGCTGCTTTGGATGTGCGTCAGCACAGCAAAGAGCATGAAAATGCAATGTCAGAGATTTTGGCCAAGATGAACATCGTAGAAGACTATGCTCGTTTGACTGAAGATGGCAAAATCGATTTGCTGGCTCGTTTGCTGGATGATCCTCGTCCGCTGACTTCCCCTTATCACCAATACACAGAGGGGACCAAAGAGACTCTGGATGTATTCCGTACGATCAAACGTGCTCAGAGCGAGTTTGGGGCCGGTTGTATCACAAGCTACCTGATTAGTATGACCCAAGGAGCAAGTGATCTGCTTGAGGTTATGGTATTTGCCAAAGAAGTAGGTTTGTTCCGCAAAGAACATAACGGTGAAGTGGTATCTACGCTTCAAGCGGTTCCATTGTTTGAAACCATTGATGATCTTCATGCCGCTTCGGAAATTATGGAGAAGCTGTTCAACCTTCCGGTATATCGCGCAAGTGTGAGTGGGCGGAATGAACTGCATGAAATCATGTTGGGATACTCGGACAGCAACAAGGATGGCGGGGTTGTTACAGCCAACTGGGAGCTGCGAGTGGCGATGAATGCTATCACTGCTGTTGGTAATAAACACGGCGTTAAACTGAAGTTCTTCCATGGTAGAGGTGGAGCGCTTGGACGTGGAGGCATGCCTCTCAACCGCAGTATTCTTGCTCAACCACCACACACGATTGGTGGGGGTATCAAGATTACAGAGCAGGGTGAGGTTATCTCTTCCCGCTACTCCCTTCAGGGAATTGCATACCGCAGTCTTGAGCAGGCTACATCGGCTTTGATTACAGCTGCACTAAACGGTTTGGAGCCGCAAGAATCGGCATCAGAGCGTCATTGGGATAGCATCATCAAAGATATTTCTGAAGTATCCCTGACGAAATACCAAGATCTCATTTTCCGTGATCCAGACTTCTTTACTTTCTTCAAGGAATCGACACCGCTGCCTGAGGTTGGGGAACTGAATATTGGTTCACGTCCATCCAAACGGAAAAACAGCGACAAGTTCGAGGACCTGAGAGCGATCCCTTGGGTATTTGCCTGGACTCAAAGTCGTTATTTGCTTCCCGCATGGTATGCGGCAGGAACGGGACTGCAAAGTTACTATCAGGATAAAGAAGAAAATCTGGTTGTCCTGAAAGAAATGTATGAAAACTTCCCATTCTTCCGTACACTAATTGATACGGTGCAGATGGCTATTGCCAAAGCAGACCTGGTTATTGCGAAGGAATACTCGGCCATGACTTCCAATGAGGAAGCACGTGATCGCATCTATGGTCAGATTGAATCTGAATTCAAACTTACCAAAGAGCTGATTCTGAAAATTACCGGAGAAGCTGAAATTCTGGATGATGTACCGGTGATTCAAGAGTCGATCCGACTTCGTAATCCGTATGTCGATCCTTTGTCCTACATGCAGGTCCAACTTCTGAGTGAGCTCAGAGATATGCGTGAGCGTGGCGAGGATGACACAGAGTTGCTGCGTGAAGTGCTGCTTACGATTAACGGCATTGCTGCAGGACTTCGGAATACGGGCTGA